Proteins encoded by one window of Candidatus Zixiibacteriota bacterium:
- a CDS encoding DEAD/DEAH box helicase yields MRLEDLEKYGIPGQVISRLAQRQGQSLLPVQSRAIRKGLIGNPGEAFGARCVRMLVSSPTSSGKSFCAEIASMKALTARQKTVMLFPLKSLAEQKYELLSQTYGDLGIRTIIVTGDHPENDERFYKGDYQIAVAIYEKFDLLLTRLLDSLKNIGLVVIDEIQTITEPGRGAILERLLTKILASGYNPSLLGLSAVIGDDCGSAGKLAAWLRATLIEETTRPVELMRGVAAEGSFRYRLFNDGLDGVEPFEDCDAGDERFEQFVRQIKKAEGSTLVFLKSRMETVDCAFRLAASVNWPEATAALVELDDEEPSFLVRSLKQALTRGVAFHSSDLSPRQRTIVEQAFINKEIKALFSTTTLAMGVNLSADTVYLETVKYSSGKYDQRPSLVPVSRSDFDNMSGRAGRLIPDAKADHPGRAIILAETEFDREILWQNYIACDSPQAIRSAFESVPAEDWLLDMIACGLIRQGTGEALGEPFNYTFLKSLDKACPVPDFTASLQRLIHSGLVEMDALSGKLTATALGQATARGGLSVEETVHYRRALDSGYPDTPAGWIALALSGHGWSLPPAILSRFEQTHNLPLKMLYADFDNLVDEAVRYLAINRKSSQPLPYRQAASIKALMLLEQWRQLTPVEKLEERFQMHLGQIIGLAESIAHLMTSLGEIVRSTDGGLAITGRLKDYAFNIRYGVPVSMRSLHEHFGRILNRFDFAALRQAKVESVDDLFNVSPDNLGALIKGSSKLKKINDIIAILKGELEMEARTSMTENRCSSAVSASFVKPESIEIDGSYERERYLVKINGFPVRLTGKSFKYFTKLAWSRLNRDSGWIYKEDIEVGFNQARYLYRMKGEISAGLNSPWPVVENNRLGYYRLSIDPSRIRVNVNNLKNHPDWEVRSLVADKDAGRVN; encoded by the coding sequence ATGCGTTTGGAAGATCTCGAAAAATACGGCATACCCGGACAGGTCATCTCAAGGCTGGCCCAAAGGCAGGGACAGAGCCTTCTTCCGGTCCAGAGCCGGGCAATTCGGAAAGGGCTGATTGGCAATCCGGGCGAAGCTTTTGGCGCCAGGTGTGTCAGAATGCTTGTCTCGTCCCCAACGTCCTCAGGAAAGTCATTTTGCGCTGAGATAGCCTCTATGAAGGCCCTGACGGCACGCCAGAAGACGGTTATGCTGTTTCCGCTAAAATCACTGGCCGAACAGAAATACGAGCTTCTCTCGCAAACCTACGGTGATCTCGGCATACGCACTATAATCGTTACCGGCGATCACCCTGAAAACGACGAGCGCTTTTACAAAGGCGACTACCAGATCGCCGTGGCGATTTATGAGAAATTTGACCTTCTGCTGACAAGGTTGCTCGATTCTCTTAAGAACATCGGTCTGGTTGTTATCGACGAAATCCAGACTATCACCGAACCGGGGCGGGGGGCGATTCTGGAAAGACTTCTGACCAAGATTCTGGCTTCGGGCTATAACCCGTCGCTGCTGGGTCTCTCGGCTGTTATTGGCGATGATTGCGGCTCGGCCGGCAAGCTGGCTGCCTGGCTGAGAGCGACTCTGATTGAAGAAACCACCCGGCCGGTCGAGTTGATGAGGGGAGTGGCGGCCGAAGGTTCCTTCCGGTACAGGCTTTTTAACGATGGTCTCGATGGCGTGGAGCCGTTTGAGGATTGCGATGCGGGCGATGAGCGCTTTGAACAGTTCGTCAGGCAAATCAAGAAGGCCGAAGGCTCGACGCTGGTATTTCTGAAATCACGGATGGAGACCGTTGACTGTGCCTTCAGGCTGGCGGCATCGGTTAACTGGCCCGAGGCGACAGCGGCTCTGGTTGAACTCGACGACGAGGAACCGTCGTTTCTGGTCCGCTCCCTTAAACAGGCGCTCACGCGGGGAGTGGCTTTTCATAGCTCTGACTTGTCGCCGCGTCAAAGAACAATAGTGGAACAAGCTTTTATAAATAAAGAGATTAAAGCCCTATTCTCAACTACTACTTTAGCAATGGGGGTCAACCTTTCGGCTGATACGGTCTATCTGGAAACCGTCAAATATTCATCGGGCAAATATGACCAGCGCCCGTCGCTGGTACCTGTATCCCGGTCGGATTTTGATAACATGAGCGGCCGGGCCGGTCGGCTGATACCTGATGCCAAAGCGGACCATCCTGGACGAGCCATCATTCTGGCGGAAACGGAGTTCGATCGTGAGATTCTCTGGCAGAACTATATTGCCTGCGACTCCCCTCAAGCCATCCGCTCGGCTTTCGAGAGCGTGCCTGCCGAAGACTGGTTGCTGGACATGATTGCCTGCGGTTTAATCAGGCAGGGCACCGGCGAGGCTCTCGGCGAGCCGTTCAATTATACTTTTTTGAAAAGTCTTGATAAGGCATGTCCGGTGCCCGATTTCACGGCCTCGTTACAGCGGCTGATTCATTCCGGTCTTGTCGAGATGGATGCCTTGTCCGGCAAGCTTACCGCTACCGCTCTCGGGCAGGCAACAGCCCGGGGAGGGCTCAGTGTCGAAGAAACCGTTCACTACCGGCGTGCTCTCGACTCAGGCTATCCTGATACGCCGGCGGGATGGATTGCCCTCGCGCTCAGCGGCCACGGCTGGAGCCTGCCTCCGGCTATCCTGAGCCGCTTTGAGCAAACCCACAACCTGCCTCTCAAGATGCTCTACGCTGACTTTGACAACCTCGTTGATGAGGCTGTCCGCTACCTTGCGATCAACCGCAAATCGAGCCAACCCCTGCCATACCGTCAGGCGGCATCAATCAAGGCGCTCATGCTGCTCGAACAGTGGCGCCAACTGACCCCGGTGGAAAAGCTCGAAGAGCGATTCCAGATGCACCTCGGGCAGATCATCGGCCTGGCCGAGTCAATAGCCCACCTGATGACTTCGCTCGGCGAGATTGTCCGCTCTACCGATGGGGGCTTGGCGATCACCGGTCGGCTGAAAGATTATGCTTTCAACATAAGATACGGCGTCCCGGTATCGATGCGGTCACTGCACGAACATTTCGGCAGGATACTCAACCGGTTTGATTTCGCGGCTCTCAGGCAGGCTAAAGTTGAATCGGTTGACGATCTTTTCAATGTCAGCCCGGACAATCTTGGCGCGTTAATTAAGGGTAGTAGTAAGCTAAAGAAAATCAATGACATAATAGCTATACTTAAAGGAGAACTTGAAATGGAAGCAAGAACCTCCATGACGGAAAACCGCTGCAGCTCGGCGGTGTCAGCATCGTTTGTTAAGCCGGAGTCAATCGAGATTGATGGCTCTTATGAACGGGAGAGGTATCTGGTGAAAATAAACGGTTTCCCGGTCCGGTTGACGGGTAAGTCGTTCAAGTATTTCACCAAGCTGGCCTGGTCTCGCCTCAATCGGGATTCCGGGTGGATTTACAAAGAGGATATTGAGGTTGGTTTCAACCAGGCCCGGTATCTTTATCGCATGAAAGGGGAGATCAGCGCCGGGCTCAACAGTCCCTGGCCGGTGGTCGAAAACAACCGATTGGGTTATTACCGGTTGAGCATCGACCCGTCCCGAATCCGCGTCAATGTCAACAACCTGAAAAACCACCCTGACTGGGAGGTCAGGTCGCTGGTGGCAGATAAAGACGCGGGCCGGGTCAACTAA
- a CDS encoding energy transducer TonB, with protein sequence MKNLLTYPLAAGLLIIAILSTSHAAMAIVLPGPPSLFDGPAVTPATAVHQPSPSYPPEALKQELEGTVWVKGLVGIEGDISDLEVVTTDCESCGFEEAALDAAKLYQFEPAHCGSEPVASWVSLKIEFRLP encoded by the coding sequence ATGAAAAATCTTTTAACATATCCATTGGCAGCGGGTCTTCTCATCATCGCGATCCTTTCCACTTCACACGCGGCAATGGCGATTGTCCTGCCCGGACCTCCTTCGCTTTTTGACGGTCCGGCTGTTACGCCGGCCACAGCCGTGCACCAGCCATCGCCGTCTTATCCCCCGGAGGCTCTTAAACAGGAGCTTGAGGGCACGGTCTGGGTTAAGGGATTGGTCGGTATTGAAGGTGATATTTCGGATTTGGAAGTGGTCACGACCGATTGCGAGTCATGCGGTTTCGAAGAGGCGGCTCTCGACGCTGCGAAGCTGTATCAATTTGAGCCGGCGCATTGCGGCAGTGAGCCTGTTGCAAGCTGGGTCTCACTCAAAATTGAATTTCGTCTGCCCTGA
- a CDS encoding retropepsin-like aspartic protease, which yields MLPKLPHIAIALMALGLSHGAGGAVEIEAEQSLPIPPRTELATEVVKVPIKCSYGQIVVKAKVNGEGPFSFLLDTGTSGDGRIDTSLVTKFGLRKVGLALNDDGTGSNVQYHDLVFVDSIQIGGAVFRGLKCMARDYGNLPGLVKGPIMGILSFGLFSDLLLTIDYHDKEIQMQFGDLTGPDRKHVTPYMRSKDGLFCLVDARLGSKEFQATIDTGHEGGLNLPGSYMATTSTRDEVRLIGWAKTANNSFAVYGAQLAEPLQVAGHSIFNIKVTFAMDWDSPNIGYEVLRRFSLTFDQKNQLLRFDSK from the coding sequence ATGCTGCCAAAATTGCCACATATCGCTATTGCCCTGATGGCGCTGGGTCTGTCACACGGTGCCGGCGGAGCGGTCGAAATTGAGGCTGAGCAGTCTCTGCCCATCCCCCCCAGAACTGAACTGGCCACCGAGGTCGTCAAGGTCCCGATTAAATGCTCTTACGGGCAGATTGTCGTTAAGGCGAAAGTCAATGGTGAAGGCCCCTTCTCTTTTCTGCTCGATACCGGTACATCGGGAGACGGCCGGATTGACACCTCGCTGGTTACGAAATTCGGGCTTCGCAAGGTGGGGCTGGCTCTGAACGACGATGGTACCGGTAGTAACGTACAGTACCACGATCTGGTCTTTGTTGACAGCATACAAATCGGCGGGGCAGTGTTTCGGGGGCTAAAATGCATGGCGCGTGACTACGGAAATCTTCCGGGCCTGGTGAAAGGACCGATTATGGGAATCCTCAGTTTCGGCCTGTTTTCGGATTTGCTTCTGACTATTGACTACCACGACAAGGAAATACAGATGCAGTTCGGTGATTTGACCGGACCGGACAGAAAACACGTGACGCCTTATATGCGCAGCAAAGACGGGCTGTTTTGCCTGGTCGACGCCAGACTTGGCTCAAAGGAGTTTCAGGCAACCATTGACACCGGCCATGAAGGCGGCTTGAACCTGCCCGGGTCCTATATGGCAACTACGAGCACGCGAGATGAGGTCAGGTTGATCGGATGGGCCAAGACGGCCAACAACAGTTTTGCCGTGTATGGCGCCCAGCTGGCTGAACCTCTTCAGGTGGCGGGACACAGCATTTTCAATATCAAAGTCACATTCGCCATGGACTGGGATAGCCCGAATATCGGCTACGAAGTATTGAGGAGATTTTCACTCACGTTTGATCAAAAGAATCAGTTGCTCAGGTTCGATTCAAAATAA
- the lon gene encoding endopeptidase La, producing MIINSKERLPILAADREEKYPILPLRTGVLFPGMMLTIQVGRPENLELLEQSRSGKKQFVAAYSPSRYAEAEATPFHQVGVLAEVRDIKAGSGNSQVVTIEGLKRVAISKIIQSEPFVIASVNYMQPATDMSKELPAKLDEVVAVVREITALDPTYSPEQINVLQMNREDFSLAADTVAATYHFPLEAKQDLLETVNLELRFDRLLNYLNAELSRVVTIHNINTNVQKSLEDEQRKHFLRQQLHEIRKALGEDFAEEKEAARIRNLIKTAPHLPPEVVARATIEADRLTHLSTASAEYGVTKNYLDWLLALPWGRCKPEDYKITEVEKVLSTEYYGPVSLKEQILQRLSVRKLLGGVNEGPTLCLIGAHGTGKAAIAKAIAKAMGKDFIRMSVGGISDVTEIKGTSRTFLGAMPGKIMRALRNAGTCDPVMLIEDIDYFNIENDSSVNMALLEAIDNRINSRFLDNYIGVPFDLSKIVFICSVRSYEEIPEQFIPRFEIIELPGYIEREKIVITKRYIVPKLLKKHGITKTELKFPDKILSRIINNYTMEAGLLGLSQQLEKICRKVALEKVSNNKKSWQVTEKNLESYIGQPVYIPEKAETTPEIGIAAGLAWTGAGGDLMFIEGLKMKGGGEIFTTGSLGDVMRESIQAAFSYVRSKADMLGIDSADFNDFDIHIHFPSGAIPKDGPSAGVTVCLVIASVMAERPIRNDIAMTGEITLRGKVLPVGGIKEKVSAAFRAGIYNVAIPKENQKDLRELPKEILRKTKFTLLERVDELFETCLLDFTPSSYTLEKIFQEEIKKAKKKTRTGRKKSRAAKSKSTSGK from the coding sequence ATGATTATAAACAGCAAAGAAAGACTCCCGATACTAGCCGCCGATAGGGAAGAAAAATACCCGATTCTCCCGTTGAGGACGGGCGTGCTTTTTCCAGGCATGATGCTGACTATTCAGGTCGGCCGTCCGGAGAATCTGGAGCTGCTCGAACAGAGTCGTTCGGGTAAGAAACAGTTCGTTGCCGCCTACTCACCATCGCGTTATGCCGAAGCTGAGGCGACGCCCTTCCATCAGGTTGGGGTGCTGGCCGAGGTACGCGATATCAAGGCCGGTTCAGGCAACTCTCAGGTGGTTACTATCGAAGGCCTCAAACGAGTCGCCATATCCAAAATTATTCAGAGCGAACCTTTTGTTATCGCCTCGGTCAACTACATGCAGCCGGCCACGGACATGTCGAAGGAGTTGCCGGCGAAGCTCGATGAGGTTGTGGCTGTGGTGAGGGAAATCACGGCTCTTGACCCCACCTACTCGCCCGAGCAGATCAACGTACTCCAGATGAATCGCGAAGATTTCTCGCTGGCAGCCGACACCGTGGCTGCCACCTATCATTTTCCCCTTGAAGCCAAGCAGGACCTTCTGGAGACCGTTAACCTGGAACTGCGGTTCGACCGGTTGCTTAACTATCTCAACGCCGAACTCAGTCGCGTGGTTACCATACACAACATTAACACGAATGTCCAAAAGAGTCTCGAGGATGAGCAGCGCAAACACTTTTTGAGGCAGCAACTTCACGAAATCCGCAAGGCGCTCGGTGAGGACTTTGCCGAGGAAAAGGAAGCTGCCCGCATCCGCAATCTTATAAAGACCGCTCCGCACCTTCCGCCCGAGGTCGTCGCCCGGGCCACTATCGAGGCAGACCGTTTGACACACTTGTCGACCGCATCGGCCGAATATGGCGTGACCAAAAACTATCTCGACTGGCTTCTGGCGTTGCCGTGGGGGAGATGTAAGCCCGAGGATTACAAGATAACCGAAGTCGAAAAAGTTCTGTCGACCGAATACTATGGGCCGGTTAGTCTCAAAGAGCAGATTCTCCAGCGGCTGTCGGTCAGAAAACTTCTCGGCGGTGTCAACGAAGGCCCCACCCTTTGTTTGATTGGCGCTCACGGTACCGGTAAGGCGGCAATCGCCAAAGCGATCGCCAAAGCTATGGGCAAAGACTTTATTCGGATGTCGGTGGGCGGAATCTCCGATGTGACCGAAATCAAAGGCACTTCGCGAACTTTCCTCGGAGCCATGCCCGGTAAAATCATGCGTGCCCTGAGAAATGCCGGCACCTGCGATCCGGTCATGCTGATCGAAGATATCGATTATTTCAATATCGAAAACGACTCGTCTGTCAACATGGCTTTGCTTGAGGCTATAGATAATCGCATCAACTCGCGTTTTCTTGACAACTACATCGGCGTGCCCTTCGACCTGAGCAAGATAGTGTTCATTTGTTCCGTTCGTTCCTACGAAGAGATCCCGGAGCAGTTTATCCCGCGTTTTGAGATTATCGAGTTGCCCGGTTATATAGAGAGAGAGAAGATCGTCATAACAAAGAGATATATTGTCCCCAAGCTGCTCAAGAAACACGGCATCACTAAGACCGAGTTGAAATTCCCGGACAAAATTCTCTCGCGCATAATCAACAACTACACTATGGAAGCCGGGCTTCTGGGGTTGTCACAGCAGCTCGAAAAGATCTGCCGCAAGGTGGCACTCGAAAAAGTGTCCAATAATAAAAAGTCCTGGCAGGTCACCGAGAAAAATCTGGAATCGTATATCGGCCAGCCTGTCTATATACCGGAAAAAGCCGAAACTACGCCTGAAATAGGTATCGCAGCCGGTCTGGCCTGGACAGGCGCCGGCGGCGATCTGATGTTCATCGAGGGACTGAAAATGAAAGGTGGTGGGGAAATCTTCACCACCGGCTCGCTGGGCGATGTTATGCGCGAGTCGATTCAGGCGGCTTTCTCTTACGTGCGCTCCAAAGCCGATATGCTCGGCATCGACTCAGCCGACTTCAATGATTTCGATATCCATATCCATTTCCCATCGGGCGCTATTCCCAAGGATGGTCCCTCGGCCGGCGTCACGGTTTGTCTGGTAATCGCCTCGGTTATGGCCGAACGTCCTATCCGAAATGACATCGCCATGACCGGCGAAATTACGCTTCGCGGTAAAGTCCTTCCGGTGGGGGGAATTAAGGAAAAAGTCTCGGCGGCGTTCAGGGCCGGAATCTACAACGTGGCTATTCCCAAAGAGAACCAGAAAGACCTCAGGGAACTGCCAAAAGAAATCCTGCGCAAAACCAAATTCACTTTGCTGGAAAGAGTCGATGAACTCTTCGAGACCTGTCTGCTGGATTTCACACCGTCTTCCTACACCCTCGAGAAGATTTTCCAGGAGGAGATAAAGAAGGCGAAAAAGAAGACCCGCACCGGCAGGAAGAAATCGCGGGCGGCCAAGTCCAAATCGACATCGGGTAAATAA
- a CDS encoding energy transducer TonB, producing the protein MTASTYTPYGAFELKARYQPNLIKAMLLTITTVGVILLAALLIENLKGEPQILPDDKKEDRIIIITDIKQEPLIIRSRDMNEQFERSMEARGTIPKPIVDSLVADPDAMIASRIEKQYMVDATGFDGIPEGTNIIVVETEDVIPPATEFHPTDTPAEMIFSVKPIYPRLAKLSGLEGVVSVQAYVGIDGNVIKAQVGVSSGSDVLDEAAVEAAYKNKFKPAVFDGQPVAVWVTYQVRFTLD; encoded by the coding sequence ATGACAGCGTCAACTTATACGCCGTACGGGGCTTTCGAATTGAAAGCAAGGTATCAACCTAACCTAATAAAGGCCATGCTGCTCACAATTACAACGGTGGGTGTGATCCTGCTGGCAGCCTTACTGATAGAAAATCTCAAGGGCGAGCCACAGATACTTCCGGATGACAAGAAGGAGGATCGAATCATCATCATCACGGATATAAAGCAGGAACCACTGATTATCAGGTCTCGCGACATGAATGAGCAGTTCGAGCGGTCCATGGAAGCGAGAGGGACGATTCCAAAACCGATTGTCGACAGTCTCGTTGCCGACCCGGATGCCATGATTGCCTCGCGCATAGAAAAGCAGTATATGGTCGATGCCACGGGATTCGATGGGATTCCCGAAGGAACAAATATCATTGTCGTGGAAACCGAAGACGTAATCCCGCCCGCGACGGAATTCCATCCGACCGACACCCCGGCGGAGATGATCTTTTCCGTTAAGCCCATCTATCCGAGATTGGCGAAATTGTCTGGATTGGAAGGCGTGGTCTCTGTGCAGGCCTATGTCGGCATTGACGGAAACGTAATCAAGGCTCAGGTGGGGGTCTCCTCGGGATCGGATGTGCTCGATGAAGCCGCCGTGGAGGCGGCCTACAAAAACAAATTCAAGCCGGCTGTATTCGATGGTCAGCCGGTGGCTGTTTGGGTAACCTATCAAGTGCGCTTTACTCTGGACTAA
- the miaB gene encoding tRNA (N6-isopentenyl adenosine(37)-C2)-methylthiotransferase MiaB yields MSGQKKIETFHISTFGCQMNLADSSTLVATMHSRGYRRVDDEKDADLIILNTCSVREKAEQRVIGRLGEIYKFKRTRPALKVAVVGCMAQRMGEKLLEKVPHVDYVLGTDRIFELPDVIEGSEGTNRVMTAFGHENIDVITPTKETPFSGFVTISRGCDNYCTYCIVPYVRGKERSHSADFIVDSIKKLADEGVVEITLLGQNVNSYNCDGVDFPDLLVRTAEETSVKRIRFMTSHPKDFSFKLVDVMAAQPKVAPHIHLPLQSGSDRILKKMGRVYTVEHYRRVVEYIRSRLDYVCLTTDLIVGFPTETEDEYRATLDIVREIGFDSAFMFRYSVRPGTTAARFLDDVPEKQKIDRLKNLIALQQEISLSRNQRELGQVRFSLVEGSARRDNHLMRARTEGNKIVLFEADNIEPGSMRPIRITQADAFTLHGTIEEPS; encoded by the coding sequence ATGTCGGGCCAAAAGAAAATAGAAACCTTTCATATCTCTACCTTCGGATGCCAGATGAATCTGGCCGATTCCTCGACATTGGTTGCAACAATGCACTCACGCGGTTATCGGCGGGTGGATGATGAAAAGGACGCTGACCTGATAATTCTCAACACCTGCTCGGTGCGTGAAAAAGCCGAGCAGAGAGTTATCGGCAGGCTCGGCGAGATATATAAATTCAAGCGAACGCGGCCCGCGCTCAAGGTGGCCGTGGTCGGGTGTATGGCTCAACGGATGGGGGAGAAGCTGCTCGAAAAGGTCCCTCACGTCGACTATGTTTTGGGAACCGACCGCATCTTTGAGCTCCCCGATGTTATCGAAGGCTCCGAGGGAACCAACCGCGTTATGACGGCATTCGGGCATGAGAATATCGATGTTATCACACCTACGAAAGAAACACCTTTCTCGGGTTTTGTTACTATCTCCCGCGGTTGTGACAACTACTGCACCTACTGCATCGTGCCTTATGTCCGTGGCAAGGAGCGTTCGCACTCGGCCGATTTCATTGTCGACTCTATCAAGAAACTGGCTGACGAAGGTGTGGTCGAGATTACGCTCCTCGGCCAGAACGTCAACAGCTATAACTGCGATGGTGTTGATTTCCCCGACCTGCTGGTAAGAACCGCCGAAGAGACTTCAGTGAAGCGTATTCGCTTTATGACCTCGCATCCCAAGGATTTTTCGTTCAAACTTGTTGATGTTATGGCCGCGCAGCCGAAGGTTGCGCCCCATATCCATCTGCCGCTCCAGTCCGGATCCGACAGGATACTCAAGAAGATGGGTCGCGTCTATACGGTCGAGCATTATCGGCGGGTGGTCGAGTATATCCGGAGCAGATTGGACTATGTCTGTCTTACGACCGACCTTATTGTCGGTTTCCCGACCGAGACGGAGGATGAATACAGGGCGACGCTGGATATTGTCCGGGAGATTGGTTTTGACAGTGCCTTTATGTTTCGCTACTCGGTGCGTCCGGGAACCACCGCGGCGAGATTTCTCGATGATGTCCCTGAGAAACAGAAGATAGACCGCCTCAAGAATTTGATTGCCCTGCAGCAGGAGATTTCGTTGAGCCGCAACCAGCGTGAGCTTGGCCAGGTCCGGTTCAGCCTTGTTGAAGGAAGCGCCCGGCGGGACAACCACCTGATGCGAGCCAGAACCGAAGGCAACAAGATAGTCTTATTCGAGGCTGACAATATCGAGCCCGGCAGCATGAGACCGATTCGAATCACGCAGGCCGATGCTTTCACACTGCACGGTACGATCGAGGAGCCCAGCTGA